The nucleotide sequence ACATGGATATGATGAATATATTATTGTGCAGGGAACAACGACTTCAGgccgatgattttttttatcctcCTGTTTTTGATGGAATCCTTTTGTTTGGTTGTAGTTATATCGTTGCAGTTGGTTACATGGAATGATTTAAGCTGAATTGTGTATTTTATTAATGATCTGTCTGATTGCCTACTTGGTCCATCTCATATTTGATTTAAGCTGAGTAAGTTGTTTGCTTGTGGACATTTTTACTTGTATATTTTCATGTACTTGTATTTGCACATATATCTCCGTGAAATTGTCCTCTGTGCATGTACTTATACTTGTATGTTTCCATCTCAAATTTGACTATTTAATTATGTACAAATGATGGAATCAGGCTCGTAATCGGGCTGGCCCAaacgggctcgggccgggctcttAATCGGGCTAGCCCAAACGGGCTCGGGCTGGCCCAAATGGGCTCGAGCCGGgcccgggccgggctcgggccacaTTTCCGTAAAATTGTTCGGGCCTCGGCCCAGCCCGAAGCCCGGAAAataatttcgggccgggcttgggTAAGGGTGTGGCCCGgcctggcccggcccacttccagccctacttaaaagcgtcgctaaaagccTCAAAGCCAAGCGTCGGCTTTagccttaatttttttaaaaaaaaatattttccatgaTTTAGGgcaagagggaagagggaagagggccACGGTTTTATCCAGTTTCTCCCCTGCCACAAGCCAACCACAGTGAGAATGAACTGATGTTCATGTGATGCCAGCCACAGTGAGATTGATTCAAGTACTccaaagaattttcttatggagCTTGGTATAATCCAAGAAAAATCATATCATGGTCTCAAAGCCAAGAACATTTACAAACAAAATAGAAACTTACCATTTGACTGATATAAACAAGTCATCAAGAACTCAAAGGAATCAATGTTACAGCGAACTGAGAGAGCTATTCATAGTTACCACCTCATTATAACTAGATTTCTACAAACAATAACTGATTGCTTATAGAAACAGAGGCCATCAGCCCCATCAAAAACACAAAAAGGATCTAACTTTGCACTGAACGAAGAAACCCTTCACTCCCAAAATGGGATCATTTTCCAAAAGAAATTTGATGTTCTAAGAGCCAACGTACATGGGAACGCCAGCGGCGAGGACGAATATGGCGATGAGACCAAAGTATACGATGGAGTGGACCAAGATGGCGGTGCTGCTGGTCTGGAGGTTGCCGAATTCGACCACCCGGCTCTTGCCGGGGATCTGGAAGATGAGGCCCGACGAGAGGAGGACGAAGAGGACAACCACCACGAACGCTGGGCCCCAGTCCACCATCACGTTTTTCTTCTACGCCTcctcccctttttctctctttactCTCGATTCCTCTGTTTCCCTCTTTGTTTAAGGAACAAAGTGGCGGCCTGGGCCTCCGATGAGAGGAGggtgggaggtggaggagttctTGGAGGGAGATGGGActgcaagggtggatggagaggTGAGACTTTAGACTATGCTTTTTAAGCGTCGTCGATTCGGTAGATTTATAGACATTttttgaaagcgtcggcaaagtctGACGCTGAACCAAAATTTTCCGACGCTTCTTCCtagcatcaaaaaaaaagtatcGGAAAATCTCGCTTTTCCTATAGTGCTTGTTGCTTACCACCACTCAAGCAGATTTTGATATTTTCAGAGATATGTTGGCTACTAATCTATACTTTGCTAGCGTTCTTAATGAGATGTAAGCTCAACAACATGATGACTTTTAGTTACAAGTTGGTTTCTTGTTTAAAAGGACTTCCCTATATATTCCTGATTATTTACTGAGGCATAAACTCCTATAAGAACTGCATAGAGAGGATTGCTTAATTTGGTCATGACAAGACATATCATCTTTCATCCATGCAATATTGTTGGCCCAAGCTAAGGAGGGATGCAGAAATTAGCCACCAAGgtagtagcctggtggtaagggggcgataattccgcccaagttgcccgggttcgaaacgcgcgggcgtcgattaaattaggggaccggatgccccacgcccggctggcttgttggcggttatgctttccttccacttgtatcaaggtggcgctggggtgacgtacccacacgtgaggcggtgaacccagtggggtgagcccacgggtcggggaaggcacgcgaaacctgcgacctgtatcgaacattccctaGTGGAAGAGGGGCCCAGTAATGgagctgctacgcgggtgggctggtccctccccctcccctcctatctttgatcaaaaaaaaaaaaaaaggagggatgCAGAGAGATATGTTGAGAGATAACATCTGTGTCAGTGTGTAAAGGGGCAACAATGAATGCAGGAGTCTACATGCCATTGCTAGTGTTGGATGCACCATGGGTCCACATCAGCATGGACTTTGTATTGGGGCTCCCAAAGACTCAATCTGGTTTTGAATTGGTCTTTGTGGTGGTGGAACATTTTTCCAAGATGACCCATTTCATTGCATATGGGAATACAATGAATGCATCTTTCATTgcaagactattctttcgagaAGTGGTACAACTTCATGGAGTTCTAATTTTAATCACCTCAAATAGGGATCCCAAGTTTGTGTCATATTTTTGGAGGAGCCTATAGTGAAGACTGGGAATAACACCTTCATTTAGCAGTGCTTACCACCCACAGATTGGGGGATAGATTGAGATAGTGAACAAGAGCTTGGGTAAGATACCATGAAGTTTGGTTGGTAAGAATTTGAGACAGCGAGATTAGATGCTTACCCAAGCAGAGTTTGCATTCAATAGATTAATAGGTTTCAGTCCTTTTCAGATTGTATATGGTGGGAACCCAAGATATGCTTTGACTTGGCGTCAATCCCACAATCCGATCGAACTAGCATTCAAGCTGAAGATCTGATGCAAAcgcttcaagatatacatgctCAAGTGCATGAGAAGATTGAAGAATCAAATAAGCGTTACAAGGAGCATAGGGATTAGCATAAGTGCAGGGTGATATTTGAGTTTGGTGACTACGTATGGGCTATCATTACTATGGATTGCTTACCAGCTAGAGAGCAGAAAAACTCGCTTTTCATAAGTTTGGACATTATGAGATTATACAGAAGATCAATTACGATGCCTATCGCTTGTAGCTAACTAGTTATATTCATATCCATGATGCTTTTAGTGTCGAGTACCTCATGCCATACCATGGTGATATGTTTGGTGAAGAATTGAATTCGAGAACGAATTCTTTCCAACTGGAGAGGATGATGCGGCATAAAGTGCAACCAATATGTGTTATGATCAGTTAAACCATATCAAACATCAAAGAAGTCAACTGATTCACGAGCAAAAACTGCAGtaggaaaatattttatttatttccactaGGGGCTATTGAATTCTAGCTAGGCTTTCATATTTGCAATAGGATAATTCTCACATGTTTGTTGGGTCCTATTTCGAGTATGATTTTGTATTGGATTTAATGCACGGATTAGGCTTAAGGGATCATGTCCTATACATTATAAAGGTAGCCTTTTGAcatattaataaaatttttcCAAAGAATTTTCTTCACCAAATGAAGAGTTTTCCAATTCAGTTTACTTCTATTTGTGTGTTAATGTTCGAAGTGCAAGCTAATTGATCAAATCGCcgcttcttcttttctgtccTACATCACCCCATCTCAATAACTTAATTGAAGGTTGTGAGCACCATATGGTCAAGGTTAGATTAAGTAAAGGTAGGTACAAATCACATGATTTTATTAGGCTAGATAAGGTCCGACCACGATACCTTTTACCTATGGTGGGATAAGCGAAAGAGGTAGAATTCGACTATAATGCTGATGAGTAGGCTTACAAATTCATCATACAAGGCATATGAAGTCGGATAGCCAATAGAAGTAGATCGAGGTGACAGAATCAGTCTCTAAGATACTTTCAAAGTGCATTAGTAGGCTAGAGTAAAGAGAGATGGCCAATATAAATGTCTGAATAGGCTAAGATCAAAAAGATATGATTATCGGCTTGATAGTTGGTGCAGGGTAGCTATACCATTAAACTAGGTCAAGGAACCCAAAGCTTTTGATCACCATCTTGTTGGATGCTCTAATGCAGGTGGCATGCTCAAGCATGTATTCACCCCTTATCATCTGACTTATGCTAACAAGTTTCCTTGCATATTCCTCTCTTTAGATGATACAAGAGTAACTCCACAATATATAAGTTTTTGGCACATCCAATTGGACACTGCATGGTTGCCATCATCCCATTATAGAAGAAAATCAAGGTAGCAGCTGTAGAAAAAGTAGCCCCTATGCTAAGGCCTCTTTTAGAGTGATTTGTAGTATATTTAGCTTTAATAGTAGAACGGGTTGAAAAACCTGTTTCTATAATCGAAAGTCAATATGTTCGGCTATAGTATATTCTAGCATATTCTGCAGAAGAGAAAACCAATCCCATCCTCGTGGAGGATGAATTAGTTTTACACGGAAGAACTATGGTTTATGAAGAATCTAAATTGGAGGTTTCAGCTCATCAAGAGGTAACTGCCAAAGATTATTTAATAGAGCTCTAAGAATCCATCGGCCGAGGTAGTGCAATAATTACACCAGGAAGGTTCTGATAGGCCGAAATAATGAAGGATACATTGGTTAATACCTGGCCAAGATTTGAGATCTTTGGTCATGGTGAACTATAGAAGATTGATtatgaagttgacaaattaatattGCCAGTAATTCTCGATCTTTTGCCCAGGAGTGCAGGATAAAATTATAACAGCTTTACAGCATTAGCTATAAGTGTCACGAGGGCTTGCAGGCAACCTGTTCAAAGAGCACTTCCAAAGTTTATGTAACATGCACTCCAAATTCATATGCTTGGGGGTGGGAGCAGTATAACAACGTAGGAATGGATCTGGTCCAGTACCTGGTGGTAAGCAAGAATGGTCTAGTAGCTTGAATCTCAGTGCTACACAAAACAGCCATCGGTAGATCGAAGAAGTGCTAAATTCGGTCTGAAAGTGGGATAAATAGTATTATATATTATCTAGTAAGAAGGAATTCCACTAAGGTTTTGGCCAAGAGACTGATACAAACAATAATTTTCTACTATGATGAATTTTATATCAACAGGTCTTTTGCAACTCTCTTTAGACTTTTCCACTCCTTTGGAGAGCTTGGAGCATTGGCAATTATCATGTCGAATAGGAATGGAAGTTGAGACTCCCAAGTTTTTAGCTATTTTCGAATGACATTCATGACCAAAATTTTCTCCTTATTATTGTATTCAAGTTCTGCGTGTTCTTCCTCTAGGAATTGTACTTTTTGGCTGATGTTGGTCAATTCTGCTTCAAGGGACTCGACCTGGTCCTTATGGGTGTGTAGTTTATCTTGGACTAATGTGTATGCATCCAAGgttggccaataaatggtgcATGTCAGAAATTTTGGTAAGCCTGTATTAAAAATCATCAACCCAATCTGCCAACGGGTAGGCCGAGCGTTGAAGAATATTGATGGATGAGCTATTAATTGTATCAGCCAAAAGTAACAATATAGCAGAACTTTTGAACTTTGTATTTTCACAGGTGCTTCTCACAATGTAAGATAATATTTCTTTAGATGTACAAAGTTGATTGGACTAATGATCTCAAGATGCTCACTTTGCTCCTAAGGCATTGGATGCTCCTAACTAGTTGATTGTAATTGTCAAACGGAATTCATTGCGAAGTCGGTTGATCTCAAGATGTTTACTTTGTGATGGTATTCCGATTTAGCAAACCAGTTAAAAGTCGGTTGATCCGAATAAACGAATTACTCCATCCAATACTCAATCTCACTCACCATAATAAGTGAAAGGGGATTAGGAGAAGGTATGAAATAgtcaggaggaagaagaggggtgAACACTGAAAAGAAGGATACAAGgtctatttatataaaaaaactaTGTCTTACCggaagataaattagaatccttaTTAATGCATAAGATAAAGCTAGAACTCTATGGATGTAGAAGATTCTTTAAGTAATGTGCGGGCTATTTTGATACACAGAAATTTTTCATAAAAGGAGATATGGTAAAAACATAAGAgtcaaagaaaatgaaaaagatatGAACAGATTACTAAGGGTGGAAATGATATTCTATAAATGAGCAATAATAATAAGTTAACAGGTCGTGATTAACTATGGATTTCTACTCTACAGATACTAATAGGGTGATGACAAACATCCCGTCAACCTCTTCTTTATTAGTCGATGAGATGTGGGAGGTATTATTTACAATCCATCTCAACAACTTAACTAGAGGCCATGAGACCACGTGGTCAAGGTTAGATGAAGTAAACATAGGTGGAATCATGTGACCCTTATTGCACTACAAAAGAAAAGATATCTCCCGGCGCTTTTTTTGGTCtctcccgacgcttttaagcgtcggcgaatttccagcccacgcatcacaaagcgtgggtcagacgtcgggcaggtgggcgtggatcgggtttaacccgacgcgtcaaaaaagcgtcgtcgctctatgccgacgcttttaagcgtcgtttatTTTATACAaacccgacgcttaaaagcgtcggcgtacTTCAACCGACGCTTCCCACCGTATTTGTATTGGACTATGCCGaggcttttaagcgtcgttcattTTATATAaacccgacgcttaaaagcgtcggcgtacTTCAACCCACGCTTCCCACCGTATTAGATGAATTggactatgccgacgcttaaaagcgtcggtttaGGCTACTTGAGCGATGcaataaagcgtcgttaaacatCAAAAATATGGGTTGCGAACTTCTGGTAGTTGTGAACTTGAGGTTTGCTTTCTCTGTCTCGTTGCATGGCAGTTCTTCTTGCAGTCCTCCAGACAGGTGGGCATGCTGTATTTTCATCCAGACCAAAAAGATTTCTAGAAACAAGTGGATCAGTGGAACCATCTTCTAGCTGCTTTCAGAACAGAGGAATATCTTCGATTACCATACCCAGTCAATTCTGCAAAATACCAGCACAAGGGATAGAATGGAAACTGTGTTGGAGTTAACTTGGAATTACCAATAAATACAAGAAATCAACCAGTTCTTTAAGTAGGTAGTCTGGCATATGGGTAAAAAGTTCAAATCCATGCCAATTCATACACAAAAACATGCATCATCACCCAAGTTGtgatgatttttcttttaaaaatgggAAGATTTTGTCTCACAAGTAAATATAGATAGCACTGAAGGAAAATGATTTGTGATTTCAGTCTCAAGAGTTTATTATCAAACGTGGCTTTCCAAGCCTAGCAGTTCATCTGGGCTATAAAACTTTGCAAGACAACCAACTACCTGGCGCAAGTTGCCTTCTCCCAGGTCTATCTCCTCAACCAATAAACTATAGAATGGACTAAAAGCTATGAAgttcttctaaaaatttaaggtAGATGCCTTGAAAGAAACAGAACTACCTGTCAGTAGATGGATGCTTCCATGCCTTGCAAATAACACCGACATGTATATTAAGAATAGTAATGCTGCATTCTGCTTCCTTCTCTGCAGACTCTTTTTCTAaagcttttttttctctcattgGTTTTATTACTTTTTGTTGATGACTCAGTAGCTTTATCATTCTTGaaattttcaattaaccaactAATGATGTCGCCAACTGAACAGAAACAATtgtaaaaatgaaaagaagGTTATGACAAAGGCAGATAAACAAAACAATGTAGAAATAGCAAAAGATATCACATTATGTGATCTTTGGAGATGACTTTGCATTTCTGTTTTATAAGCTTTTATATGCTTAACACCGGCAGCAAAAGCACAACATTATCAACAAGGAAAGATATGGAGGCATTACACAGTAACAAAATTATGTCATGAGCACACCTGAACCAAATGGCCCATGAGCACATAGTAGCTGATGGACAGCACTCCATTAAGGTAAATAAGCTAAACAAAAGGCGTATCGGCATTATTTAGGGCGCAGATTACCTCAGCAGCACCTTTCTTTAGATCAATATTTCCTCCAGGCTTGTCTGCATTCTTACATAAATTACATAAATTACATGAATCAACATAAATTACATAAATTACATAAATTACACTAGTCATCAGATCGCACTATTTCTCCAAATCAACATAAATTACATGGTTCATAGATATATTATATAAAGTATCATTTGGTTGAAGAGACATAGTTTGCCAAGAAGCACATCCATCATGGAGGCTAGACATGGAAAAGCAAGCACGTGTTACCTTAAAAACTAAGATTTACCAACAATCAGTGCAGCAGTAGCTCTGTTCCACTGCTTCCAACACTAATTATAACAAGGTATGCATTTCTACACCACTGGGATTAGTAAGATAGAACAAGAAGTTCAGTACAGATGACACAAAACATTTAGTCTACGAATACATAAACCATCAAAGTAGCTTCCAAAAATTCCTGTGGCTTACTTCCACAGCTTACTTCCACTGCAACACCCCCCATGCTTACTTCCACAGCTTAACAGACTTGTCATGGCTAGCAGAGGCCACCATTCCTGTGGCTTGTGACTGTGCCAATGCTGCAATAAGACCTTCGTGTGCCTGGACCGTCATGGTTTGGTTCTCTATCACATTCCACAGCTCCAAAGACTGCAAGAATTGAAAGAATACAGAACAAAAATTAGCAAAAGCACACAATCAAGTAAAATGCAAACGATCAAGATTGCTGGCCAGCAAAATAGAACCACAAGAATGATCTATCAGGTTTCTCATGTATGACAAGTAGCCCTGCTAACCATCgaagaagaacaagaggaagaaaagcAAAATCTACAGTTTACTTTCATGAAGAAGATGTATTCCAGTTACCTCATCTAGATCGTGGGAGTCAAGTCGTCCAGCCGGACTGCCTGTCCTGAAACCATGTTCCTGTCAAGTCAATATAGAACATACTAATTAAAGTCCTTTCCAAGATCTATACCCGATCATACTGCAACAACCGCCGCTATTTTTTTAGTACCAAAAGCTTGCCCAATATTTTCAATAACTGCGGCTCCCAGTCCAacatgtaaagcagaagaaagcaTACCTTCCTTCCGGCCGAGCAAACAGTAGGATTACTCAATACAAATTGTTCCCATTATCTAAAGTTTCAGAGAATGAAATCAAAGTTTACCCAGCAAATATTTGCATGTTGCCAGTGAATCATGCACAAGAAAGGATGACCATCTTACTGTTCAATTATGAAGCACCATGGTTACAATTCCAAACATTATAGCAACATCTCTATCATTCTTGAACCACACATAAGTTTAGCCTGCATCTATAATACAGATTCCTCCACAAATGCGGCatccactaccagaaaacacgcgtatagtgacggagattcccgtcactataccgtgtttccggttactaatatggaatttgtgaccggagctcccgtcactgacttcgttacaaaaacacgcgtcGCTAAATTCTCCGTGACGGCGGCGATTCCCGTCACTAACCTCCGTGACAGAACCGCCGTCACTAAGCCGTTAcaaattcaagaattaaatatttaagaaattatgtattTCCCGTCACTATCCAGTTGCGGAGTTAGTGACGAAGGCaacttggtcactgattttgtcacagaatGCGGTCACAAGTTTGGTCACTAATCTGTCACGACCTTTAGTGACAGATTTAGTCGTCACAGACATGGTCACACATTTTGTCACTACATTTGTCATTAATCCCGTCACTGACCTAGTGATAAGTTTACGGTCACTAATTGGTTACAAACGcgctgagcaaaatcaatttttattgaccaaaatcctgtcactaagtttatgactgctcgtcacaatagttggtaaacaatttagtaaccaaaatttggtcaccgatcacaatctaataacctggtacatttggtacattgattggcacataataataataacaataatatcattaatagcaaaggcattcaacattacgcaaaagtcattttaaatgtcattcaaaattggcatcaacatgtcctgaatccatcaaaatcaaagtctaaaaatatgtcataaagatcaacagagatttcattcctcctaggaatgcaaagacctatcatctaaggcaaaaacaattataatgaagcatgatcagCAGAACCAGAATCACCATTACTCCCCCGATCTGCATGTCTTGGTCCaaagccaatctcttctctcatcttttgaagaacctcctcttgccattttttcttttcctgctcAAGAATACGTAGAAGGTCTTCATGAGTGTACAGCTCTGGAGCTTGACTTGTAGAGGTGAAAGCAGATGATGATTGCCCAATAATTCCAGTGAGATCCTCTAGGGGACTAATGCCATAGACATGGCCATGAGTTGGGACACCAGTTGCCTCAAACCACAAGTCATAATCACGTGGAGGAGCATCTGAGGTGGAGGCATCACCATATTTTTTggagtattcagctgaatactttgcctgccagttgatttaaaataagagaaaaacattatggtggatcaaacaagagataaacatgagcaagctcaataatatttatgaatcataaaaaaattatacttaccatgacagcttcacttctcttatctacatatcctcccatgccttgctttgtcttatgcgtccgattaaaagattcaactattgttggctccctgcctaactttaatttctacaaaagagaaaagaaaaaattcattaaCATATAATGGGCTAATTTAAGATGACTgaacaataatataaaaattattatagaaatcTAATTGAATAAAGATATGTACCAATCGTTCGTCATGATTGACAAATGTGATTGATCCTCCACAGTGTTTAGAGATGCTACCGTTCTTCATAgtgtttctattatttttgttggcttctgatttcttcttccattttggggagatccaaatatcaattagcttattccaattttctctagagatccaATTAGGGGGTTTATCACGGGCTTTGTTTAAATCTCCTTTTGCTTCCAGAAGCTTTTGGCTTCTGACCTTCCCTAATGAGGTTGTCAATCGTCGCTGACAATGCTTGTTCTAAACTTCATGCACATGATGCAATTGTCCTGGAAGAATTGTGTGTATCTCCTAACAATATATAGATCGCAAGTAATCAGACTTACTATTTGTTAAGGGCAAAAGTTAATGAtaagaaatataaattaattacaTCACCTCAAATTTGTTCCACATTCCAACTTTAGCATGTGTAGGGACCTCCCTCCATGACAACCACGGACCATTAAAAAATTGGCGCATGATAGCAACAGCTTTGTGACTGACCTCATAATCAAGAAACctgcaatttaaaaaatattcattagaaaataaattaaatactttaaatgcaacaaacacataaattcaaattagtgatataagaaagtgatattttcatacattcctCTTTTGCACCTAACAATCACTTTTCCATTTGCATCAACAGGGGCTTTAAGGGTTGGTTCTGGGCCATTGCTCTGTCTTGGATCAATTCCAAGTTCATCATTCATCTGATCCTCATTCATTGTATCCTCATGATTTTGCACTGCACCATTCATTTCTTCATCATTTATTTCTTCATTTGCATCCAACTCTTCAATCATGTCCCCATCAGGAAtgtaatcatcatcatcatgacaTTCCTCGACACGCTCAGACAACCTAGGAGGTTGAGGAGGAACTTGAGTAGCAGCCAGTATTAAAGCTGCTTTTCCATTACCTATtgctttcccttttttcttggcCATAACTGCACAACAATAAAAAGTTATAGTTATTTCACAATGTAAATGTCAACAAATTCAATCAAAGTAAAGAACAATCAGTGGACCTGTTGCTTTCCCTTTGCTCTTTCTCATGTCTGCACAACTATAATTTATAAGTCTAAAATTAGTTATATTAGCATTCATAAATATGCATGTTGTATTTTAATCTTCCTCAGCCTCATGCTCCTCTTCCTCAGTttgttcatcttcaaaatcttcttcttcatcctcaagaTCCTCTTCCATTTGGTTAGTTGTCAACTCAATTTCTGCTGCATCAATATCTTCTGCATCTCTATTAACACCAACCAAAATGTCTGGGTCATCAAGCTCATCTGTCATCGAGATTGGGGTAGGAATCCTGTAGTTTTCTTCTTgataaaaatcagaaaaattttcttctgtCCCACTAGGAAGGAACCTACCTCTAGCTTTTGTCTTAATTACTGCCCACCACAATCTTCGATTCTTCTTCTTACCTGGGTAACCAGTATAGAACACCTGATGTGCTTGTTGAGCTAATACAAACGGATCATTGGTTGGAAGTCTTAGTTTGTAATTGATCTCAACGAGGCCATGTTGAGGATGCACTTTCATACCCTTATCTCTGTCATACCAGTCACATTTGAATAACACTACTTTATTACCAATCCCAAAATAGTCTAACTCGATAATGTCAACCAACATCCCATAATAGTCACTCTCAAAGTCATTGTAACTGCTTCCCTTAATGCACACACCActgttgaaggttcttttatccTTTCCATATTCTTTGGTGTGAAATCTGTACCCATTCACAAAGTAGCCTTTATAACATTTAACTTTATTCCCAGGGCCATATGATAGGTCCTTTAAGCGCCCATCAACATGATTTTTACTGTCATTAACCTAGcatgataaaaataatatcGTAAGAATAAATCAAGTGAAAgtctaatttattattatatttatgaatTTACAGCTCACATATGATTTAAACCAAGCCGGAAACTCCATTTTGCGTCGTCTTTCCAAATCAATTTGGCTTATATTTGGACAAGATTGCCGgatataatcatcaaaatacctacAAGACAAAAGCTATAATCACATATATTGTACTCCATATGCATTTTTAAGCATGATTATAATTAAGTACTTGTGTAACTTACTTTCCAAAAGGTTGAACCTCCACACAATTAAGAAGAACATATAACTCAGCAGCATTAAACTCCTGAGTAGTCAAATGCCTTGCAGAAGGTTTTCCAAAAGGTCGACCTTGATGAGTAAAAATGGATAGACGATCCACGAGATCAAACTCCCCTTCATCTTCATTACGGGGAACTTGATTTAACCTCGTTTGTATAGAAGGCTCAAAATAATGCGAACAGAAAGTTGATATTTCTTCTATGATGTAAGCCTCGACAATAGAACCTTCAATCGATGCTCGATTCTTTACCTTCTGCTTTATATCATGCATAAGCCTATAAATAAGATTAATATGTTAATTTCTCAAATTTAATGGATACAAAGAAACTATATTAATGGATTTACAGAAATTGTTACCTTTCAAAGGGGTACATCCATCTGTACTGCACGGGCCCCCCAACCTTAGCTTCATAAGCTAGATGAACAGGTAAGTGCTCCATTGAGTCAAAAAATGCAGGAGAGAATATCTTCTCAAGTTTGCAGAGAGTTACCACAATATTTTTCTCAAGAACCTCCATATCTTGGACACGCAAAGTTGTGCTGCATAAATCTCTAAAGTAACAGCTTAATTCTGTCAATGCATCCCACACTGGTGCTGGCAATACTTCACGGAATGCAATTGGAAGCAATCTCAGCATGAAAACATGACAATCGTGACTTTTTAACCCGTAAAACTTATAATCATCCAGGTTAACACACTTCGATATGTTTGAAGCATATCCATCAGGCAGTCTTAACCCTTTCACCCACTCGCAGAC is from Phoenix dactylifera cultivar Barhee BC4 chromosome 6, palm_55x_up_171113_PBpolish2nd_filt_p, whole genome shotgun sequence and encodes:
- the LOC120111224 gene encoding uncharacterized protein LOC120111224, whose translation is MVDWGPAFVVVVLFVLLSSGLIFQIPGKSRVVEFGNLQTSSTAILVHSIVYFGLIAIFVLAAGVPMYVGS
- the LOC120111039 gene encoding uncharacterized protein LOC120111039 isoform X1, whose amino-acid sequence is MKNGSISKHCGGSITFVNHDERLKLKLGREPTIVESFNRTHKTKQGMGGYVDKRSEAVMAKYSAEYSKKYGDASTSDAPPRDYDLWFEATGVPTHGHVYGISPLEDLTGIIGQSSSAFTSTSQAPELYTHEDLLRILEQEKKKWQEEVLQKMREEIGFGPRHADRGSNGDSGSADHASL
- the LOC120111039 gene encoding uncharacterized protein LOC120111039 isoform X2: MAKKKGKAIGNGKAALILAATQVPPQPPRLSERVEECHDDDDYIPDGDMIEELDANEEINDEEMNGAVQNHEDTMNEDQMNDELGIDPRQSNGPEPTLKAPVDANGKVIVRCKRGMFLDYEVSHKAVAIMRQFFNGPWLSWREVPTHAKVGMWNKFEEIHTILPGQLHHVHEV